In a single window of the Subtercola sp. PAMC28395 genome:
- a CDS encoding HoxN/HupN/NixA family nickel/cobalt transporter — translation MAVEDLRFSKSRFSKARSALTRRERVTLVAMFSFVALLHVVGWGVLVMIVAPQHLQVSSAGFFGVGLGVTAYTLGLRHAFDADHIAAIDNTTRKLMHDGGKPLTVGFWFSLGHSSVVLALCVLLATGIRMLAGQVESDQSATHQILGLVGAGVSGLFLWIIGILNLVVLIGIVKVFRGMRRGEFDESEFDDQLKKRGGFANRVFGRVGAVVRRPRHMYVVGLLFGLGFDTATEVGLLVLAGGAAAFALPWYALLTLPILFAAGMSLLDSLDGVFMTVAYNWAFTTPVRKVYYNVVITALSVAVALVIGTIEVVSIVVDRAGITSGPLAAIGSLDLNSVGYAIVAIFVLSWVIALAAWRFGRIEERWCLHRSVPRSRPVTPGDTP, via the coding sequence ATGGCAGTAGAAGACCTGCGCTTCTCGAAATCCCGCTTTTCGAAGGCCAGGTCAGCACTCACCCGGCGCGAACGGGTCACCCTGGTGGCCATGTTCTCATTCGTGGCGTTGCTGCATGTGGTGGGCTGGGGCGTGCTGGTCATGATCGTGGCACCACAGCACCTGCAGGTGAGCAGCGCCGGGTTCTTCGGCGTCGGCCTCGGAGTCACCGCCTACACCCTGGGGCTCCGCCATGCCTTCGACGCCGACCACATCGCTGCCATCGACAACACCACCCGCAAGCTCATGCACGACGGCGGCAAGCCCCTCACCGTGGGCTTCTGGTTCTCGCTCGGGCATTCGAGCGTGGTGCTCGCGCTCTGCGTGCTGCTGGCCACGGGCATCCGGATGCTCGCCGGCCAGGTCGAGTCAGACCAATCAGCGACCCACCAGATCCTGGGTCTCGTCGGCGCCGGCGTCTCAGGGCTCTTCCTGTGGATCATCGGCATTCTGAATCTCGTGGTTCTCATCGGCATCGTGAAGGTGTTCCGGGGCATGCGGCGCGGTGAGTTCGACGAGAGCGAGTTCGACGACCAGCTGAAGAAGCGTGGTGGCTTCGCGAACCGTGTCTTCGGTCGGGTAGGGGCCGTGGTGCGGCGACCCCGGCACATGTACGTCGTCGGGCTGCTCTTCGGCCTGGGGTTCGACACGGCCACAGAGGTCGGCCTGCTGGTTCTCGCCGGGGGTGCCGCGGCTTTCGCACTGCCCTGGTACGCGCTTCTGACGCTGCCGATTCTCTTCGCCGCCGGGATGAGCCTGCTCGACTCCCTCGACGGCGTGTTCATGACGGTCGCATACAACTGGGCGTTCACGACGCCCGTTCGCAAGGTCTACTACAACGTCGTCATCACGGCCCTCTCAGTGGCGGTTGCGCTCGTGATCGGCACGATCGAGGTGGTCTCGATTGTCGTCGATCGTGCCGGGATCACCTCGGGGCCCCTCGCCGCGATCGGCTCGCTCGACCTCAACAGTGTCGGGTACGCGATCGTGGCGATCTTCGTGCTCTCCTGGGTCATAGCGCTGGCGGCATGGCGTTTCGGCCGCATCGAAGAACGCTGGTGTCTGCACCGCAGCGTTCCGCGCAGTCGCCCGGTGACACCCGGTGACACCCCGTGA
- a CDS encoding DEAD/DEAH box helicase, with protein MTSPEIVAPSEAETAPDALTFNELGLSDAVLKALRDVGYENPSAIQAATIPPLLAGRDVVGLAQTGTGKTAAFALPILSRLDLSQKNPQALVLAPTRELALQVCEAFEKYAAHMMGVHVLPVYGGQGYGTQLSALRRGVHVVVGTPGRIMDHLDKGTLDLSELKFLVLDEADEMLKMGFAEDVETILADTPDEKQVALFSATMPASIRRISKNYLHDPEEITVKNKTTTSANTTQRYLLVSYPQKVDALTRILEVENFEGMIVFVRTKNETEALAEKLRARGYSAMAISGDVPQAQRERTVNQLKSGKLDILVATDVAARGLDVDRISHVVNYDIPIDTESYVHRIGRTGRAGRSGAAISFVTPRERHLLNAIEKATRQPLTQMQLPSFEDVNLTRLARFDDAITEALTQTSRIEAFRDIVGHYIEHHDVPEADVAAALAVVAQGDTPLLLSAADERAQRPERADRGDRAARAAERDRGGQGDRRGSYDRDERGGRGDRAGGAGSYGGSSRGDDGDKPERRARPANRAMASYRIEVGKRHKVEPRQIVGALANEGGLSREDFGAIQILPEFSLVELPADLPGDVLGRLKGTRISGKLIEIQPDARPTRQGYGTDRPDRKPRR; from the coding sequence ATGACATCACCCGAAATCGTCGCGCCCAGTGAGGCAGAGACCGCCCCTGACGCTCTGACCTTCAACGAGCTGGGGCTCAGTGACGCGGTACTGAAGGCGCTGCGCGACGTGGGGTACGAGAATCCCTCTGCTATCCAGGCCGCCACGATCCCGCCGCTGCTCGCCGGTCGCGACGTGGTGGGCCTTGCCCAGACCGGCACCGGCAAGACCGCAGCGTTCGCGCTGCCCATCCTCTCGCGGCTCGACCTCTCGCAGAAGAACCCGCAGGCGCTCGTTCTCGCACCCACACGCGAGCTGGCACTGCAGGTCTGTGAGGCATTCGAGAAATACGCAGCACACATGATGGGTGTGCACGTGCTGCCGGTCTACGGTGGCCAGGGCTACGGAACACAGCTGTCAGCTCTTCGCCGGGGCGTGCACGTGGTCGTCGGCACGCCGGGGCGCATCATGGACCACCTCGACAAGGGCACACTCGACCTCTCCGAACTCAAGTTCCTCGTGCTCGACGAAGCCGACGAGATGCTGAAGATGGGCTTCGCCGAAGACGTCGAGACGATTCTGGCCGATACACCGGACGAGAAACAGGTCGCCCTCTTCTCGGCGACGATGCCCGCGAGCATCCGGCGCATCTCGAAGAACTACCTGCACGACCCCGAAGAGATCACGGTCAAGAACAAGACCACCACCTCGGCGAACACGACCCAGCGTTATCTTCTCGTCTCCTACCCGCAGAAGGTGGATGCCCTGACGCGCATCCTCGAGGTCGAGAACTTCGAGGGCATGATCGTCTTCGTTCGCACCAAGAACGAGACCGAGGCGCTCGCCGAGAAGCTGCGCGCACGCGGATACTCGGCGATGGCCATCAGCGGCGACGTGCCCCAGGCGCAGCGTGAGCGAACCGTGAACCAGCTGAAGAGCGGAAAGCTCGACATTCTCGTGGCCACCGATGTCGCTGCCCGCGGGCTCGACGTCGATCGCATCAGCCACGTGGTGAACTACGACATTCCGATCGACACCGAGTCGTACGTGCACCGCATCGGGCGCACGGGCCGCGCGGGCCGCAGTGGCGCGGCGATCAGCTTCGTCACGCCCCGCGAGCGCCACCTCTTGAACGCGATCGAGAAGGCGACGCGACAGCCGCTCACCCAGATGCAACTGCCGAGCTTCGAAGATGTGAACCTCACGCGGCTCGCGCGATTCGACGATGCGATCACCGAGGCGCTCACCCAGACCAGTCGCATCGAGGCCTTCCGCGACATCGTCGGGCACTACATCGAGCACCACGACGTGCCTGAGGCCGATGTGGCTGCGGCTCTTGCCGTCGTCGCCCAGGGTGACACGCCCCTGCTGCTCTCTGCTGCCGACGAGCGCGCCCAGCGCCCGGAACGCGCCGACCGCGGCGACCGGGCGGCACGCGCTGCCGAGCGCGACCGTGGCGGCCAGGGCGATCGCCGGGGGTCGTACGACCGCGACGAACGCGGCGGCCGCGGCGATAGGGCCGGCGGCGCAGGCTCGTACGGGGGCTCTTCTCGCGGTGACGACGGCGACAAGCCCGAACGCCGTGCACGCCCCGCGAACCGCGCCATGGCCTCGTACCGCATCGAGGTCGGCAAGCGGCACAAGGTCGAACCCCGCCAGATCGTCGGCGCCCTCGCCAACGAGGGGGGCTTGAGCCGCGAGGACTTCGGGGCGATCCAAATCCTGCCCGAGTTCTCGCTCGTCGAGCTGCCAGCCGATCTGCCCGGTGACGTTCTCGGGCGACTCAAGGGCACCCGCATCAGTGGAAAGCTGATCGAGATCCAGCCCGACGCTCGCCCCACCCGCCAGGGTTACGGCACCGATCGCCCCGACCGCAAGCCGCGCCGCTGA
- the hypB gene encoding hydrogenase nickel incorporation protein HypB has product MGRFHRHDDGTEHSHSHDADEGGAEHSHDDHTHSHHEPHEHPHDDDTGSTHDTDHLGDHSGYETGTERIQVLERIFDENDAAAARNLALFDAAGVVAVNLMSSPGSGKTSVLGRTLDQLQGVVRCGVIEGDIETSIDADRLRGYGAQISLLNTGNGFGGECHLDAPMVARAITGLNLDDLDLVLVENVGNLVCPAEFDVGAHRKAMVYSVTEGEDKPLKYPVMFRSVDVVIVNKIDLLPYLDFDLALFESNLRLINPTATVIHTSAKTGEGITEWVDWLIAGVALPAAAAAAGTGREWQ; this is encoded by the coding sequence ATGGGACGATTCCACCGCCACGACGACGGCACAGAGCACTCGCACTCGCACGATGCAGACGAGGGCGGGGCTGAACACTCTCACGATGATCACACGCATTCGCACCACGAACCCCACGAGCATCCCCATGACGATGACACCGGCAGCACGCACGACACCGACCACCTCGGAGACCACTCGGGCTACGAGACCGGCACCGAACGCATCCAGGTGCTCGAGCGCATCTTCGACGAGAACGACGCCGCGGCCGCCCGTAACCTCGCGCTGTTCGACGCCGCAGGAGTCGTCGCGGTCAACCTCATGTCGTCTCCCGGCTCCGGTAAGACGAGCGTGCTCGGCCGCACCCTCGACCAGCTTCAGGGCGTTGTGCGCTGCGGCGTGATCGAAGGCGACATCGAGACCTCGATCGATGCCGACCGTCTGCGCGGATACGGCGCGCAGATCTCACTGCTCAACACGGGCAACGGCTTCGGGGGCGAGTGCCACCTCGATGCACCGATGGTCGCCAGGGCGATCACCGGCCTGAATCTCGACGACCTCGACCTCGTGCTGGTTGAGAACGTCGGCAATCTCGTGTGCCCTGCCGAGTTCGACGTTGGCGCGCACCGCAAGGCGATGGTCTACTCGGTGACCGAGGGCGAAGACAAGCCGCTGAAGTACCCGGTGATGTTCCGCAGCGTCGACGTGGTGATCGTGAACAAGATCGACCTGTTGCCGTATCTCGATTTCGACCTCGCCCTGTTCGAGTCGAACCTGCGGCTGATCAACCCCACCGCTACCGTGATCCACACGAGTGCCAAGACGGGCGAAGGCATCACCGAGTGGGTCGACTGGCTCATCGCCGGCGTCGCTCTCCCCGCAGCAGCCGCAGCGGCCGGCACTGGGCGGGAATGGCAGTAG
- a CDS encoding hydrogenase maturation nickel metallochaperone HypA yields the protein MHELSLCRSIYGIAERAAAGRAVTQILLDVGQLRQVVPETLVYCWGVVTEESALEGSQLRVTSIPAVIACADCGANTTLQGVPMLLCGRCGGGSVSVTSGEEFLVRSIDVKD from the coding sequence ATGCACGAATTGTCGCTCTGCCGCTCGATCTACGGCATCGCCGAGCGCGCCGCTGCCGGGCGGGCGGTGACGCAGATCCTGCTCGACGTGGGTCAGCTCCGCCAGGTGGTGCCCGAGACACTCGTGTACTGCTGGGGTGTCGTGACCGAGGAGTCGGCCCTCGAGGGCAGCCAGTTGCGGGTGACCTCCATTCCCGCGGTGATCGCCTGTGCCGATTGTGGTGCGAACACGACGCTGCAGGGCGTGCCGATGCTGCTGTGCGGCCGCTGCGGCGGCGGTTCGGTCAGTGTCACCTCTGGCGAGGAGTTCCTCGTCAGATCGATCGATGTGAAGGACTGA